The following DNA comes from Actinomycetota bacterium.
GCAGGTACACGAAGCTCCCCTGGCGGCCGTTGACCCGGCCGGTGACCCGCTCGACCCCGACGTAGGCGGCCGAGTCCTCGCCGGCCAGGGCCATCAGCAGCTCGGCCGTGCTCTCCCCCTCGATCTCGCCCCGGAAGACCTTGGCCACCCTGGTCCGGGACAGCTTGACGCCGTCGCGCTCGTCGTAGGGCTGCTCGTCCCAGGTGGTGATGTCGAAGCTGGCGGTGGCGCGTTCGCTCATGGGTCGCTCCTCTCCCAGAAGTAGCGTCTAGGCGCAGCAGTGGCGGGCGACGGTGTCGGCCAGCATCCGCAGGCCGGCCTTGAGACCGGCCACCGGGACGCGCTCGTCGTCGCCGTGGAACATGGCCGCGAAGTCGGGATCGGC
Coding sequences within:
- a CDS encoding DUF3224 domain-containing protein, encoding MSERATASFDITTWDEQPYDERDGVKLSRTRVAKVFRGEIEGESTAELLMALAGEDSAAYVGVERVTGRVNGRQGSFVYLHTATAAGGAQSAAWPVMAGSGSGELAGIRGQIRIDILPDGGHVFTLDYELG